The following is a genomic window from Selenomonadales bacterium.
GGTCAGCTTCAACTGCATTCATGTTTTTGTAGTAGTCACCTGCGAGAACGAGGTGTTTAGCTACTTTTGCACTAAAGCCTGCGCCCCAGAGATCGACTTCTTCACGATTCGTGAGAATATCTTTATCTTCTTTCATATAGAGAGCGGAGAGGGAGTAGTCAGGCGTGAAGTGATAATTAACTTGCGTGAAAAGAGCTTTGTCGAGATAACGGTCTTCGTATTGAGTCTGCGTGATTTTGCCTGCTGCTAATTTGTCGTCCAAGTTACCGGTCGTTTTACCGAGTACGCCGAAGTCAGCGTAACCAACAACACCGGACCATTTGTCCGTAGCGAATTCTACTTTTGCACCGTCAACTTCACCGGACGTGTCGCTGAGCCAGCCTACTGCACCGAGTTTCTGGTAGTAACGACCAACTGTGAGATCTGTTTTACCCATATTGTAAGTAAGGAAAGCATTAACGAGCTTGTTGTTGTGGAACTTGCCGCCATAAGTACCGATGTTCGTTTCACCGAGTTTGTTATTGTCGATAGCGAACATATCAGTATAGAAGCTCATTTTGTCGTTGACTTTACCGCTTGCGCTGAGGATCAAGCGTTGGTCAAAACCGGAATAGTGACCCGGTTTCGATTCGCCGTAGTAAGCTTTTTCGTGCTGATAACGGATACGGTAGCTACCACCGATTTTGAGGTCTTTGATGCCTGCTACTTTTTTCTCGATCGCATCTACGCGAACGCCAAGAGCGTCGAGTTCAGTCGAGAATTCAGCAGCGAGTTTGTCGATCGTAGCTTTGTCAGCTGCATCAGCGCCATCGCAGTTAGCCATTGCGCGAGCAACGATCTGAGCCATTTCGTAACGAGTGATTGCTTTGTCACCAGCGAAAGTGCCGTCGCCATAGCCTTCGATTACGCCGTCAGCAGCGAGTTGATCGATCGCATCGTATGCCCAATGATCTGCCGGTACATCGGAGAACGGGTTTGCAAGTGCTGTGCTTGCTGCGCCAATCACGAGCGCAGAAGTAATCATGCCGATAAGTTTTTTATTCATATAAGTCAACCTCTTTCGTTATTATATAATACAAATTCAATTAGTGAGAAACGTCAGCGCCGCCGGCAACACGTTTCGTCTGTACATCAACGTGTTCTGTACCACTGTGGTATTTGCTGTTTTTGTTTACTGTCGGCGGGTTCAATTTAATACCGTTTTTCTCGATAACTTCACGAGCCATCCACGGTTTGTCAGTGATGACACCGTCAACGCCCATTTTGATGAGCATATCGAGCTCAACAGGATCATTGACTGTCCACGGAACGATCTTCATGCCGAGAGCGTGTGCTTCTTGGACATTTTCAAGGGAAATTTCAGGGCCGTACGGAGATACGATGTCTGCACCGATCGATTTTGCTGCTTGATACGGATTGCCTTTGAAATCATCGATGTCGACGCCGCCGAGCCACGGAGAAGCGCCTTCTTCATACGGGCGAAGACATTCGGAATCTTTGCCCCAAGACGGCTGCTGGCACCAGAGTGCTACAAGTGTGATATCAGGGTTGATTTTTTTCATTTCAATGAGCGTTCTCCAGTCGAACGACTGCAATGTGAAACGATCTTCCATGTTGTATTTTTTCACGAGGCGGTTTACTTCCGTAACGAATTTGACAGGGTCAACATCGTTTGCATGGTAAGCAGGGACTGCCGGATCCGGATTTGTTTTTGTTTCAGCGTTGATGATGACTTTTTTGTCACCATATTCGTTTACAAGCTGGAACAATTGTTCGAGTGTCGGGATCTTAGCATCGTCGAATGTAACGAGCGTCTGACCATGTGCTTCGTAGTAACCGCTGGACGGATTGATATCGCCGACCGTGAATTTCTGGAGTTCTTTGTAAGTCATCGTACGGATATCATATTTACCTGCTTCAACATAGTTACCGTTTTTGTCTTTTGTGATGTCTTGATTGAGGATCGGGTTGTGGCTCATTACGATCACGCCATCTTTCGTCATCTGCATATCGCATTCGATCGAAGTTGCGCCCATTTCCATTGCATATGCATAAGCATAAAGCGTGTTTTCCGGACGAGCATCACGACCACCGCGATGCGGCTGGAAGTCGAATGTGTCAGTAACTACTTTTGCTTCAACAGACGGTACATCATATGCTTGTACACCTGTCGAAATGAAAGCAGCTGCCACACCGAGCATGACGAAACGTTTCAACAAAGATTTTTTCATAATGTGATCACCTCGTTAAATTAAA
Proteins encoded in this region:
- a CDS encoding S-layer homology domain-containing protein, whose translation is MNKKLIGMITSALVIGAASTALANPFSDVPADHWAYDAIDQLAADGVIEGYGDGTFAGDKAITRYEMAQIVARAMANCDGADAADKATIDKLAAEFSTELDALGVRVDAIEKKVAGIKDLKIGGSYRIRYQHEKAYYGESKPGHYSGFDQRLILSASGKVNDKMSFYTDMFAIDNNKLGETNIGTYGGKFHNNKLVNAFLTYNMGKTDLTVGRYYQKLGAVGWLSDTSGEVDGAKVEFATDKWSGVVGYADFGVLGKTTGNLDDKLAAGKITQTQYEDRYLDKALFTQVNYHFTPDYSLSALYMKEDKDILTNREEVDLWGAGFSAKVAKHLVLAGDYYKNMNAVEADQDSKKGAEGWGLRLSYKGHNLQDPGSWGMYVERLSMDNNLIPAANLDNMTTDADFVNGKKFWGIGATITVAKNTIFNAYASFDRKDLTKPATGESFGGNYYKADFMFFF
- a CDS encoding glycerophosphodiester phosphodiesterase, giving the protein MKKSLLKRFVMLGVAAAFISTGVQAYDVPSVEAKVVTDTFDFQPHRGGRDARPENTLYAYAYAMEMGATSIECDMQMTKDGVIVMSHNPILNQDITKDKNGNYVEAGKYDIRTMTYKELQKFTVGDINPSSGYYEAHGQTLVTFDDAKIPTLEQLFQLVNEYGDKKVIINAETKTNPDPAVPAYHANDVDPVKFVTEVNRLVKKYNMEDRFTLQSFDWRTLIEMKKINPDITLVALWCQQPSWGKDSECLRPYEEGASPWLGGVDIDDFKGNPYQAAKSIGADIVSPYGPEISLENVQEAHALGMKIVPWTVNDPVELDMLIKMGVDGVITDKPWMAREVIEKNGIKLNPPTVNKNSKYHSGTEHVDVQTKRVAGGADVSH